The following DNA comes from Mycolicibacterium lutetiense.
CTCGGGGCCGACGGCGCAACACCTGCACACGCTCGCGGTCGCCGATGCCCACCAGTTGTGCGCGAGCCGGTGGAATCTGGGGGCCCTGTACCTGCTGCCCGAGCTGCGCACCGACCGGTTCGCACCGTTCCGGCGCCGACGCGCCGAACTGCGAGAGGTGTACCGAAAGTTGTCGGACGCGGTGATCGCCGAATGCGCAGGGCCGCCCGATGCCGCTGACCTGCCGTTCCGATTGGTGGAATCGGTGGTCAACAGTCGCTCCGACGACGTCGAGGGCACACCGTCGCAGCCCTGGGCGATCGGGGCAGGGGCATTGCGGATCCTCGGGTTCGACGGCGAATTCGGCCCGCTGGTGGCCGCCACCGCCGCCCGACTGGGCGTGCGACCGCCGCAAACCCCGGCCCGCTAGAGTTCGGGCCGTGACCGAGCCCACCTATGAAGCCATCTCGTTCGAGCAGTCCGGCGCCGTCGCGCGCATCACGCTGAACCGCCCGGACGCCGCGAATGGCATGAACGACACCATGACTCGCGAACTGGCCGACGCGGCCCGCCGCTGCGACACGCCCGGCACCAAAGCCGTGGTGCTCACCGGTGCGGGCCGTTTCTTCTGTGCCGGCGGCGACCTGAAGTCGTTTTCCACCGCGCCCGACCGTGGTCGCTTCATCAAGGGCGTTGCCGACGACCTGCACCAGGCCATCTCATC
Coding sequences within:
- a CDS encoding TetR/AcrR family transcriptional regulator, whose amino-acid sequence is MGADTTPANAATGRGRPRLEQPRRPGATAREQILDAAAELFTNHGYANTSTRRIADEVGVRQASLYHHFATKDDILDALLAGTVDNALQLGAELLDSSGPTAQHLHTLAVADAHQLCASRWNLGALYLLPELRTDRFAPFRRRRAELREVYRKLSDAVIAECAGPPDAADLPFRLVESVVNSRSDDVEGTPSQPWAIGAGALRILGFDGEFGPLVAATAARLGVRPPQTPAR